Proteins encoded by one window of Nicotiana tabacum cultivar K326 chromosome 10, ASM71507v2, whole genome shotgun sequence:
- the LOC107779330 gene encoding uncharacterized protein LOC107779330 yields the protein MVGQCTINVVSAYEPHMGLDEEVKRCFWEGLDEIIHQVPPNEKLFIGGDFNGHIGSNAGVYDEVHGGFGFGERNEGGTSLLDFAKSFGRRDRGLCKDCKVIPGEILVTRHRLLVMDVGIMVKRRKMSGRGRPRIRWRALTKDKAQELEGRLSVMGAWRSSGDANSMWSTTANCIREAAREVLGVSTGVSGRHKGE from the exons atggTTGGTCAGTGCACCATAAACGTCGTTAGTGCCTATGAGCCTCATATGGGCCTCGATGAGGAGGTTAAACGAtgcttttgggaggggttggatgagattatACATCAGGTACCACCTAATGAGaagttattcataggaggggatttcaatggtcatattgggtcgaaTGCAGGTGTGTATGACGAAGTGCATGGAGGCTtcggttttggggagaggaacgaAGGAGGAACCTCGTTACTGGACTTCGCTAAGTCTTTTGG GAGGCGTGACAGAGGCTTGTGCAAGGACTGCAAGGTGATTCCAGGTGAGATACTTGTGACGcgacataggctcttggtgatggacgttggtattatggTGAAGAGGAGGAAAATGTCGGGtcgaggaagaccgagaatcaggtggAGAGCCTTAACTAAGGACAAAGCTCAAGAGTTGGAAGGGCGGCTGTCGgttatgggagcttggaggagcagtggtgaCGCGAACTCTATGTGGTCAACGACAGCAAACTGTATAAGAgaggctgcgagagaggtgttaggggtctcaacAGGTGTCTCCGGCAGGCACAAAGGAGAATAG
- the LOC142165355 gene encoding exopolygalacturonase-like — MVSLASASFSVCLFVFLSIANSQYYNSPLKFFNVLDYGAVADEKRDNSQAFLKAWEDACQWRGRSMVLIPYGTYMLRSVSFEGPCRSLMRFVIKGVLKAPTSPSLFNTNTWIGFRYINGLVVKGGGYLDGQGASAWPYNDCSKNPHCMPLPVSGDVVFE; from the exons ATGGTTTCATTGGCTTCTGCAAGTTTTAGTGTGTGCTTGTTTGTATTTTTGAGCATAGCTAATTCCCAATATTATAATTCACCACTTAAGTTCTTCAATGTTTTGGATTATGGTGCAGTTGCTGATGAGAAGAGAGATAATAGCCAG gCATTTTTAAAGGCATGGGAAGATGCTTGTCAATGGAGAGGAAGGAGTATGGTTTTAATTCCATATGGAACCTACATGTTGAGATCAGTTTCATTTGAGGGTCCATGTAGGAGTTTAATGAGATTTGTAATAAAGGGGGTTCTCAAAGCTCCCACAAGTCCATCATTGTTCAACACAAATACTTGGATTGGTTTTCGTTACATAAATGGGCTAGTTGTTAAAGGTGGTGGCTATTTGGATGGTCAAGGTGCTTCTGCTTGGCCATATAACGATTGTTCCAAGAACCCCCATTGCATGCCTCTTCCTGTG AGTGGGGATGTTGTTTTTGAGtga
- the LOC107779331 gene encoding exopolygalacturonase-like, whose translation MTAPGDSPNTDGIHIGASTNIRISRTVIQTGDDCISMVTGSRNIDISEVTCGPGHGISIGSLGKSPGEFVTGINVRNCTFIDTQNGARIKTWAPSLSSEASDIFFGDIYVQNVNNPVLIDQQYCPYPSCSNLGQDNSKVQISNVTFSNIWGTSSSKVAVTLKCSKLVPCKNVQLNNINLAYHGRGGPATSSCLNVIGASYGKQSPPSCL comes from the exons ATGACAGCTCCTGGGGACAGCCCCAACACCGACGGCATTCACATCGGAGCTTCAACGAACATTAGAATTTCAAGAACTGTTATTCAAACCGGGGACGACTGCATTTCCATGGTTACAGGCAGCCGAAACATCGACATTTCCGAAGTTACTTGTGGACCTGGTCATGGAATTAGCATTGGTAGTCTAGGAAAATCACCTGGAGAATTTGTTACAGGCATAAATGTGAGAAATTGCACATTTATTGATACTCAAAATGGGGCAAGGATCAAAACTTGGGCACCGTCTTTGTCAAGTGAGGCTTCTGATATATTTTTTGGTGACATTTACGTGCAAAATGTCAATAATCCAGTCCTCATTGATCAACAATACTGCCCATATCCTTCTTGCAGCAATCTG GGACAGGACAATTCTAAAGTACAAATAAGCAATGTGACATTCAGTAACATATGGGGAACATCAAGTTCAAAGGTTGCAGTCACTTTAAAATGTAGTAAATTGGTGCCCTGTAAGAATGTGCAGCTTAACAATATCAACTTGGCATACCACGGACGAGGAGGACCAGCCACGTCTTCGTGTTTAAATGTGATTGGTGCTTCATATGGGAAACAATCTCCTCCTAGTTGTTTATGa
- the LOC142165356 gene encoding uncharacterized protein LOC142165356 — protein MAKAYNIANWECICQIMRQMGIYGIWIDRVWRLINNVWYSINLNGTRHGFFKSSRGIKQGHSISPSLFVIGAELLPRLINMLPESGFISYSAEKNGSFITHLCYADDTILFLSVRKSIKKYGFYVSPQLDEDNVNEVKNITGVPRCQFPVQYLGYPIYLGRNKIVHFNNMVAKVSRRLQGWQGKLLSFGGKAVLLKYVLQSLPLHLLYVLYPPKMVLYQIERIISKLFWGKIEDRNKVHWINGHIYAIPPLKEELVLGLYMTLLEPSQLKFGEILEPKRDC, from the exons ATGGCCAAGGCTTATAACATAGCGAATTGGGAGTGCATATGCCAGATTATGAGACAAATGGGCATCTATGGGATCTGGATTGACAGAGTTTGGAGGTTGATCAATAATGTATGGTACTCGATCAACCTTAATGGAACTAGACATGGGTTCTTTAAATCTTCCAGAGGGATCAAACAAGGGCATTCAATATCCCCTTCCTTGTTTGTGATTGGAGCTGAGCTACTACCTAGATTGATAAACATGCTCCCAGAGAGTGGTTTTATTTCATACTCAGCAGAGAAGAATGGCTCATTTATCACTCATTTGTGTTATGCAGATGATACTATTCTATTTTTATCAG TCAGAAAGTCAATAAAAAAATATGGATTCTATGTCTCCCCACAGCTTGATGAAGATAATGTCAATGAAGTCAAGAATATTACTGGTGTTCCACGTTGTCAATTCCCCGTGCAATATTTAGGTTATCCTATTTACTTGGGAAGGAATAAAATTGTCCACTTCAACAACATGGTGGCAAAAGTCTCTAGAAGATTACAAGGTTGGCAAGGGAAACTTCTTTCCTTTGGAGGTAAAGCCGTTCTATTAAAATATGTTCTTCAATCTCTCCCACTCCATCTTCTATATGTCTTGTATCCTCCCAAAATGGTCTTATACCAGATTGAGAGGATAATCTCTAAATTATTTTGGGGGAAGATTGAAGATAGAAACAAAGTGCACTGGATTAATGGGCACATTTATGCTATCCCACCATTGAAGGAGGAGCTAGTTTTAGGTCTCTACATGACACTTTTAGAGCCTTCTCAGCTAAAGTTTGGTGAAATTTTAGAACCAAAAAGGGATTGCTAA